One Triticum dicoccoides isolate Atlit2015 ecotype Zavitan chromosome 5B, WEW_v2.0, whole genome shotgun sequence genomic window carries:
- the LOC119310175 gene encoding oxysterol-binding protein-related protein 1C-like yields the protein MAALAPQEEAGHGDTGSGISGVLYKWVNYGRGWRPRWFALSDGVLSYYKIHGPDRIDLSRDTDRGAKVIGEDSLRRLARPSSASAPLSNGHGHHQTPRKPLGEIHLKVSTVRESRSDDRRFSIFSGTKRLHLRAETREDRAAWLEALRATKEMFPRMSTSEMVGPGDTAAAAAVSTERLKMRLQQEGVSDAAIADSERIVREEFEALHKQLVLLKQKQALLLDTLRHLEVFISI from the exons GCACCACAGGAGGAGGCCGGCCATGGCGACACCGGATCTGGCATCTCCGGGGTCCTCTACAAGTGGGTCAACTACGGCCGCGGGTGGCGGCCCCGCTGGTTCGCGCTCAGCGACGGCGTGCTCTCCTACTACAAGATCCACGGGCCTGACCGCATCGACCTCTCCCGCGACACCGACCGCGGCGCCAAGGTCATCGGCGAGGACTCGCTCCGCCGCCTCGCGCgcccctcctccgcctccgccccccTATCCAACGGCCACGGCCACCACCAGACGCCCCGCAAGCCCCTCGGCGAAATCCACCTCAAG GTGTCGACCGTCAGAGAGAGCAGATCGGACGACAGGAGGTTCTCCATCTTCTCGGGGACCAAGAGGCTACACCTGCGGGCCGAGACGAGGGAGGACAGGGCCGCGTGGCTCGAGGCGCTCCGTGCCACCAAGGAGATGTTCCCGAGGATGTCCACCAGCGAGATGGTCGGGCCGGGGGACACTGCGGCGGCCGCGGCGGTCTCCACCGAGCGCCTGAAGATGCGCCTGCAGCAGGAAGGGGTCAGCGATGCTGCCATTGCTGACAGCGAGAGGATCGTGCGGGAGGAGTTCGAGGCGCTGCACAAGCAGCTTGTGCTTCTCAAGCAGAAGCAGGCGCTACTCCTTGACACGCTCCGCCACCTAGAGGTATTCATATCTATCTGA